From Panicum hallii strain FIL2 chromosome 2, PHallii_v3.1, whole genome shotgun sequence, a single genomic window includes:
- the LOC112881763 gene encoding uncharacterized protein LOC112881763, with product MSEGFTRRRPSSPPPAPLPDNDDLLQEILLRLSTSPSSLPRASLVCKRWRRLLSDPGFLRRFRVFHHREPPLLGLFTYYFFHGNTYFTPALDPPNRIHSTRFSLALPRGWMPHDCRRGLVLFYNRPLQEFIVWDPVARDQRHVAVPHSSAKKKPGVIHRAGLFCDDHHAGLTPLEAFKVVSLWFDDPFIVAEPQVSASLYESKTGVWSNIISTSITAKINVKPSILVGNSLCWLLRNGSILEFDLDRQSLAVIHCPVYTRDIPFLRGQILRMEDDRLGLAILFDRRLQLWERKADSNGVARWMLQKRLELDKFLSVRSPLHELPVIQGYDEDGHVMFISVETEVFTIQLRSMQFSCLFKTIHYSDLSYFPFRSFYTAGRDFGSGGVGAETLNNT from the exons ATGAGCGAGGGTTtcacgcgccgccgcccctcctcgccgccgccggcgcccttgCCTGACAACGACGACCTCCTCCAGGAGATCCTCCTCCGTCTCTCGACGTCGCCGTCCTCCCTCCCCCGCGCGTCCCTCGTCTGCAAGCGTTGGCGCCGACTCCTCTCCGACCCCGGATTCCTCCGCCGCTTCCGCGTATTCCACCACCGGGAGCCCCCGCTCCTCGGCTTATTCACCTACTACTTCTTCCACGGCAACACCTACTTCACCCCGGCGCTGGACCCGCCGAATCGCATCCACTCTACGCGCTTCTCCCTGGCTCTGCCGCGGGGCTGGATGCCCCACGATTGCCGCCGCGGTCTCGTCCTCTTCTACAACCGGCCGCTCCAGGAGTTCATCGTGTGGGACCCCGTCGCTAGAGACCAGCGCCACGTGGCCGTCCCACATTCTTCGGCAAAAAAAAAGCCCGGGGTTATTCACCGCGCCGGGCTGTTCTGCGACGACCATCACGCCGGCCTGACGCCACTCGAAGCCTTCAAGGTGGTCTCGTTGTGGTTTGATGACCCATTTATTGTTGCTGAACCTCAGGTGTCTGCCTCCCTCTACGAATCCAAGACCGGTGTGTGGAGCAACATCATCTCAACATCGATCACAGCCAAGATTAACGTGAAGCCAAGCATCCTTGTTGGGAATTCACTCTGCTGGTTACTTCGGAATGGTAGCATCCTTGAGTTTGATTTGGATAGGCAGAGTCTAGCTGTGATCCATTGCCCGGTGTACACACGCGATATCCCATTCTTACGTGGTCAGATCTTGCGGATGGAGGATGACAGGCTTGGCCTTGCCATTTTGTTTGATCGGAGACTGCAGCTATGGGAGAGGAAGGCCGATTCCAATGGTGTTGCTAGATGGATGCTTCAGAAAAGACTTGAACTGGACAAGTTCCTTTCGGTGAGGTCACCATTGCATGAGTTGCCAGTGATACAGGGGTATGATGAGGATGGTCATGTAATGTTCATTTCAGTAGAAACTGAAGTCTTCACGATCCAACTCAGGTCAATGCAGTTCAGTTGTCTCTTCAAAACAATTCACTATTCAGACTTGTCATATTTTCCCTTCAGAAGCTTTTATACTGCAG GCAGGGACTTCGGCAGTGGAGGTGTTGGAGCTGAAACTTTAAACAACACATGA
- the LOC112880724 gene encoding uncharacterized protein LOC112880724: protein MVPWRTEVSLAEMVWAMLGGWVSSFLAIADDVARALRSGPGIPL from the coding sequence ATGGTGCCGTGGAGGACGGAGGTGTCCCTGGCGGAGATGGTGTGGGCGATGCTCGGCGGGTGGGTCTCGTCCTTTCTCGCCATCGCCGACGACGTCGCGCGCGCCCTGAGGAGCGGCCCTGGGATTCCTTTGTAG